A genomic region of Anopheles coustani chromosome 3, idAnoCousDA_361_x.2, whole genome shotgun sequence contains the following coding sequences:
- the LOC131272667 gene encoding FAM172 family protein homolog CG10038, translated as MYPSFYIILLATFGAALSYARQAPPCRYGGLFRFPEVIATAAVTLGAFSPRMASSEERTYPTTLEGFGYGFNDEGRLRQIDKETGKLTDRVFDYQVYTSLSENQAHYEALGEVITEYVYQRLVEKEGLKKLYVPADVPPEEATFVFSTKEKMDRPKKLLVLIHGSGVVRAGQWARSLIINDGLDSGTQIPYINKARELGYEVMLLNTNDNYRTIKGTRRSIQGSRNPTEHAVTVLKKHIMACNPESVAIVAHSYGGVVTVELAERFPEFFQSKVFAVGFTDSVHASSLVPDMLKKIGRNWVTAKDPLDTPLTITKNDIPRHSAGHIKHEMTSYSCMSALFEFLEDRYKEFQARGTSEPQNKKSKGDEL; from the exons ATGTATCCTTCGTTTTATATAATCCTTCTGGCTACCTTCGGCGCAGCACTGTCG TACGCCAGACAAGCACCCCCGTGTCGTTACGGTGGTCTGTTCCGGTTTCCGGAAGTgatagcaacagcagcagtgaCACTTGGTGCATTTTCCCCACGAATGGCCAGCTCGGAAGAACGAACCTATCCAACGACCCTTGAAGGGTTTGGTTATGGTTTCAACGATG AAGGACGTCTACGTCAGATCGACAAGGAAACGGGAAAACTCACCGATCGTGTCTTCGACTATCAGGTGTACACGTCGCTGTCGGAGAATCAAGCGCACTATGAAGCCCTTGGTGAGGTCATTACGGAGTACGTTTATCAGCGATTAGTGGAGAAGGAGGGCTTGAAGAAACTCTACGTTCCGGCTGATGTGCCACCCGAGGAGGCCACCTTCGTGTTTAGTACCAAGGAAAAGATGGACCGTCCGAAAAAGTTGCTGGTGCTGATACACGGCAGTGGTGTGGTTCGGGCTGGCCAGTGGGCTCGTAGTTTGATCATCAACGATGGTCTCGATTCGGGCACACAGATTCCGTACATAAACAAAGCGCGTGAGCTTGGGTACGAGGTGATGCTGTTAAACACGAACGACAACTATCGCACGATCAAAGGAACCCGCCGGTCGATTCAGGGAAGCCGCAATCCGACGGAACACGCCGTCACCGTCCTCAAGAAGCACATCATGGCCTGCAACCCCGAATCGGTTGCGATCGTAGCGCACAGCTACGGTGGGGTGGTAACGGTGGAGCTGGCGGAAAGATTCCCGGAGTTTTTCCAGTCGAAAGTATTCGCCGTTGGGTTCACCGACAGTGTCCATGCGAGCTCCCTTGTGCCGGACATGTTGAAAAAG ATCGGTCGGAACTGGGTGACGGCCAAGGACCCTCTTGATACCCCGCTGACAATCACGAAGAACGATATTCCACGTCATTCTGCGG gacACATCAAACACGAAATGACGTCCTACAGTTGCATGAGTGCGCTGTTCGAATTTTTAGAGGATCGCTACAAGGAGTTTCAAGCACGTGGCACAAGTGAACCTCAGAATAAAAAGTCAAAGGGAGACGAGCTGTGA